The following is a genomic window from Burkholderia cepacia ATCC 25416.
GCCGTCGAGCGTGTGACGCGCGACGCGGACGGGCGCTATCGCATCGCGACGTCGCGCGGCGCGTACACGGCGGATCAGGTCGTCGTTGCATCGGGCGGCTACCATCGGCCGATCGTGCCGCGGATGGCCGAGCGGTTGCCGGCAACGATCGTGCAGATTCAGTCGTCGGAATACCGGAATCCGGCCGCATTGCCGGACGGACCGGTTCTCGTGGTCGGATCGGGGCAGTCGGGCGCGCAGATCGCGGAAGACCTCCACCTCGCCGGGCGGAAGGTGTTCCTCGCGGTGGGCGATGCACCGCGCTGTGCGCGTTTTTACCGGGGCAGGGACGTCGTCGACTGGCTGGCAGACATGCAGTACTACGACATGCCGGTCGATGCGCATCCGCTGCGCGAAGGCGTGCGCGACAATACCAACCACTATGTGACCGGCCGCGATGGCGGGCGCGATATCGATCTGCGCCGCTTTGCGGCCGAAGGGATGGAACTGTACGGCCGGCTGGAGGATTTCGCGGGCGGGCAGTTGCGCTTCTCCGCGGATCTGTCGGCGCAGCTCGACAGCGCCGACGATACGTACAACCGGATCAATGCCGGCATCGATGCCCATATCGAGAAGAACGGGATCGCGGCGCCGCCGGCGACGCGCTACGAGCCCGTGTGGCGTCCGGCCGGCGAGCGCACGGCGCTCGATCTCGCGGCCAGCGGCATCGCATCGGTCGTCTGGTGCATCGGCTTCACTCCGGATTTCAGCTGGCTGGATGCGCCGGTATTCAACGGCCGCGGTTATCCCGCGCACCGGCGCGGTGTGACGCCGGTTCCGGGGCTCTACTTCGTCGGGCTGCCCTGGCTATATACGTGGGGTTCCGGGCGATTCTCCGGGGTGGCGCGCGATGCCGCCCATATCGTCGACCAGATCCAGGCCGGGACGACGGCCGCGCGGCGCTCGGCCGAAAGCCTGGCCGCCTGACGCCGATGCATACCGCCATCCATCGCTATCGGGCCGGCATGCCGCAACTCGCGCACACGGGGCTCGCGGAGAACTGGCTGCTCAAGGAGTGCGGGCAGTGTCACTGGGACGCGCTGGCCGCGCACGGCGGCCGCGACGTCCCCGAGTTCTTCGACGACGAGGGGCGGCGCGCCTATGCGTCGTTCGTTGCGGTGCACGTCGACATGAACCGCCGTCACGCGATTCGCGAGAACGACACGTTTGCGCTTCATGTCGCGCTTCGCAGGGTCGGCCCGATTCGCCATTTCAGCGAGCAGCGGATCCGGCACGGCGACGACGAAGCCGGTATCGTGCGGATGATGTCGACGTTCGTGACGCGCGAACACGCCGGCAGCAACCGCTCGGTGGCGAAGGCGCGCATGACCGGCATCGACGGCCGCACCGGACCGGTTCCGGCCGATGCGCTGGCGATGGCGGAACGTGCGAAGAAGTTGCGCGTGCGGGATGCGTCGATCGTGCCGGCGCTCGCCGGCCTCGCGGAGGGCGATGGCGAAAGCGTCTCGTTTCTGCCATGCCCGAACATGGATTTCAATGGCGCGGACCTGCTTTACTTCGCCAGCTTCCAGGCATTCGTCGACCGCGCGGAATGGCAGCATTACCGCTTCGAGCAAGCCCCCGTGCTGGCGGCGCGTCAACTGTACTTTCATGGAAATCTCGACATCGGCGATTCGTTGACCGTGCGTTTCGCGCGTGCTCGATCCGATGCGGATGGCCTGTTGCACTGGAGCGAAATCGTGCGCGACGGCGACGGGACGAAGATTGCCGATGTGATCACGCAAAAGCGCTGGAGTCGGGCATGAACGAAGCCGCATGCATGGAGCCGGGCACCGGCGTGGAGAACGTCGCGCGAAACGATCGAGGCGCGCGCGCGGTGCCGCTGCGGAAACTCTACACGCGCAGCGATCTCGACGCCGTCGCGCATCTCGACGGCATGCCCGGAGCGTGGCCCTATGTGCGCGGGCCGTACGCGTCGATGTATACCGATCGCCCATGGACGATCCGGCAATACACGGGGCATGCCGACGCCGCAGACTCCAATCTCGCGTTTCGCACGGCACTCGAGCAGGGCGCGCAGGGGTTGTCCGTGGCATTCGACCTGGCAACGCAGCGGGGTTACGACTCGGACTGCACCGAGGCGCGGGCCGACGTCGGCGTGGCCGGCGTCGCGATCGATACGGTCGAGGACATGGTGCGGCTGTTCGACGGCATTGCGCTCGACGCGACGACCGTGTCGATGACGATGAATGGCGCGGTCCTGCCGATCATGGCGGCGTTCGTCGTGGCCGCCGAGGAGCAGGGCGTGCCGCCCGAGCGGATCGGCGGGACGATTCAGAACGACATCCTGAAGGAGTACATGGTCCGCAATACGTGGATCTTCGAGCCGGAGCCGTCGATGCGGATCGTCGCCGACGTCGCGTTGTGGCTCGCGCGGCATGCACCGCGCTTCAATGCGCTGTCGGTGTCGGGATATCACTTCCAGGAAGCCGGCGCCGATGCCGTGCTCGAGCTCGCGCTGACGCTGTCGAACGCGCGCGCGTACGTCGACACGCTGGCCGCACGCGGCATGCCTGCGGATGAAGCCTGCTCCCGTTTGAGCTTTTTCTTCGGCGTCGGCAGCGATTTCTATACGGAAATCGCCAAGCTGCGCGCGGCGCGCCTGCTGTGGGCGGAGATCGCACACGCGTGCGGCGCGCGTTCGCCCCGGGCGTGCGCACTGCGCATGCATTGCCAGACGTCGGGCTGGTCGTTGACGGCACAGGAGCCGGAAAACAACATCGTTCGCGTGACGGCGCAGGCGATGGCCGCGGCGTTCGGCGGCACGCAGTCGCTGCACACGAATGCGTACGATGAAGCGCTTGCACTGCCTTCCGCCGCGGCGGCGCGCCTCGCGCGCAATACGCAGCTGATTCTGCAGCATGAAACGGGACTGTGCGACACGGTCGATCCGTGGGCCGGCTCGTACATGATGGAGTCGCTGACGGACGACATCGCGACACGCGTGCGCGCCGAGCTGGCCGCTATCGACGCGCAGGGTGGCGTGATCGCCGCGATCGAGTCCGGCTGGGTCAAGCGGCGCTTGCTGCGCGCCGCGGCCGCGACGCAGGCGCAGGTCGATTCGGGGCGCCGGACCGTGGTTGGCGTGAACCGTTTCGTCGCGGACGAACCGACTGGCGAATTCATGGTGTGCGAGATCGACGGCCGTCACGTGCGTGCCGGGCAGGCGCGGCGAATCGCAGCCGTCAAGGCCGCGCGCGATCCGGCGCGGGTTGCGACGGCGTTGCAGCGGCTGGCCGACGCCGCGCGCGACGGCACCGGAAACCTGCTGGCACTGGCGATCGACTGCATGCGGGCACGTGCGAGCGTCGGGGAGTGTACGCGCGCGCTGGAATCGGTATGGCCGCGGCATGTCGTGGCGGTGGAAGCGGACGGCGAGGGCGTCTACGGCGAACATCGGCGAGGCGACGCTGCATGGCGGGCGGCGAAGGGCTGCGTCGACCGGCTGGCGCAACGCGTGGGACGCAGGCCGCGCATCATGATCGCCAAGCTCGGCCAGGACGGACACGACCGCGGTGCGGCCGTCGTCGCAGCTGCGCTCGAGGACGCCGGATTCGACGTCCTGCGCCTGCCGCTGTTTCAGCAGCCGGCATGTGTGGCGGCAGCCGCGCAGGCGTATGGCGCCGACATCGTGGGCATTTCGTCGTTGTCGGGTGCCCACCTCGAACTGGTCGAAGGGCTACTCCACGCACTGGCGTCGTATGACGCCGCGATTCAGGTGGTGTTGGGCGGAATCTTTCCCGCAGCGGATGCGCGACACCTGAAGATGAAGGGTGTCGCGGCGACGTTCGGGCCCGGCGCACCGATCGACGCTATCGCCGAAGCGCTGTGCGCATGTATCGAGCGGGCTCGGTGTGGACACCTGGCGGCGGGCGCCAGCTGACGCTTCCTCGTGCGCCGCAACAAGTCCGTGATGGAACGCGTGCGCGATTTCGGCGCGCAACTGCATACGGTATTGCTCGCCGGCGTCGTATGCGCGAGCAGCGATCTTTATCACCGCAGCAGATAAACGTATCCGAATCGCTTCGTTGACGCACGCCGGCACGCCCTCGTAGATTCGCGTTTTGACCGAATCAGGGCCATGCCGTGACGACTACCGCCATTCGCGACGCCGCAACGCTATCCGCTGGACATCCTGCCTTGCGGCCGGACGGCGCGGCGCAGCATTTCGACATCGTGCCGTTCGACGCGCCGCTCGGCGCCGAAGTGATCGGCCTCGACCTGTCGCAACCGCTCGACGCCGGCGACTTCGCGCGCGTCCATCGCGCGCATCTCGATCACCACGTGCTGGTGTTTCGCGACCAGCGCATCACGCCGGACGAGCACATCGCGTTCAGCCGCCGCTTCGGCCCGCTGCAGATTCACGTGCTGCACCAGTTCGCGCTGGCCGGCCACCCGGAAGTGCTGATCGTGTCGAACATCGTCGAGAACGGCAAACCGGTCGGGCTCGGCGATGCCGGCCATTTCTGGCACTCCGACCTGTCGTACAAGGAAAAACCGAGCCTCGGCTCGCTGCTGCACGCGCAGGAACTGCCGGCGGAAGGCGGCGATACGCTGTTCGCGAACATGCATCTCGCGTGGGACACGCTGCCCGCGCACCTGCGCCGCGCAGTCGAAGGGCGGCGCGCCGAGCATACGTATCTCGCGCGCTATGCGGAACTGCAGGCGCGCAGCCCGTGGCGGCCCAACCTGTCGCCCGAGCAGATCGCGCAGGTCGAGGCGGTCGTTCATCCGGTCGTGCGCACCCATCCTGAAACCGGCCGAAAGGCACTGTTCGTCAGCGAGCATTTCACGACGCGCATCATCGGCTTGCCCGACGACGAAAGCCGCGCGCTGCTCGACGAACTGTTCGCGCACAGCGTGCGCGCCGAGCACCTGTATCGGCATGCGTGGCGCGACCACGACCTCGTGTTCTGGGACAACCGTTCGCTGATGCATCTCGCCGCCGGCACGCCCGACCACCTGCGCCGCAAGCTGTACCGCACGACGATCGAGGGCGATGCGCCTTTCTGAGCCGCGCGCCGCGTCATTCATTCCTGCCCCTTCCTGACCGGAGTTCCGATGTCGTTT
Proteins encoded in this region:
- a CDS encoding MSMEG_0569 family flavin-dependent oxidoreductase — protein: MSSEPVVSSSLPESDSHLRVAVIGGGQAGLSISYYLKQAGIDHLVFEKETVTHTWRKQRWDAFCLVTPNWQCALPGYPYRGADPHGFMTKDEIVEYLDGFIRSVDAPVLEHTAVERVTRDADGRYRIATSRGAYTADQVVVASGGYHRPIVPRMAERLPATIVQIQSSEYRNPAALPDGPVLVVGSGQSGAQIAEDLHLAGRKVFLAVGDAPRCARFYRGRDVVDWLADMQYYDMPVDAHPLREGVRDNTNHYVTGRDGGRDIDLRRFAAEGMELYGRLEDFAGGQLRFSADLSAQLDSADDTYNRINAGIDAHIEKNGIAAPPATRYEPVWRPAGERTALDLAASGIASVVWCIGFTPDFSWLDAPVFNGRGYPAHRRGVTPVPGLYFVGLPWLYTWGSGRFSGVARDAAHIVDQIQAGTTAARRSAESLAA
- a CDS encoding Pnap_2097 family protein, giving the protein MHTAIHRYRAGMPQLAHTGLAENWLLKECGQCHWDALAAHGGRDVPEFFDDEGRRAYASFVAVHVDMNRRHAIRENDTFALHVALRRVGPIRHFSEQRIRHGDDEAGIVRMMSTFVTREHAGSNRSVAKARMTGIDGRTGPVPADALAMAERAKKLRVRDASIVPALAGLAEGDGESVSFLPCPNMDFNGADLLYFASFQAFVDRAEWQHYRFEQAPVLAARQLYFHGNLDIGDSLTVRFARARSDADGLLHWSEIVRDGDGTKIADVITQKRWSRA
- the scpA gene encoding methylmalonyl-CoA mutase, which encodes MNEAACMEPGTGVENVARNDRGARAVPLRKLYTRSDLDAVAHLDGMPGAWPYVRGPYASMYTDRPWTIRQYTGHADAADSNLAFRTALEQGAQGLSVAFDLATQRGYDSDCTEARADVGVAGVAIDTVEDMVRLFDGIALDATTVSMTMNGAVLPIMAAFVVAAEEQGVPPERIGGTIQNDILKEYMVRNTWIFEPEPSMRIVADVALWLARHAPRFNALSVSGYHFQEAGADAVLELALTLSNARAYVDTLAARGMPADEACSRLSFFFGVGSDFYTEIAKLRAARLLWAEIAHACGARSPRACALRMHCQTSGWSLTAQEPENNIVRVTAQAMAAAFGGTQSLHTNAYDEALALPSAAAARLARNTQLILQHETGLCDTVDPWAGSYMMESLTDDIATRVRAELAAIDAQGGVIAAIESGWVKRRLLRAAAATQAQVDSGRRTVVGVNRFVADEPTGEFMVCEIDGRHVRAGQARRIAAVKAARDPARVATALQRLADAARDGTGNLLALAIDCMRARASVGECTRALESVWPRHVVAVEADGEGVYGEHRRGDAAWRAAKGCVDRLAQRVGRRPRIMIAKLGQDGHDRGAAVVAAALEDAGFDVLRLPLFQQPACVAAAAQAYGADIVGISSLSGAHLELVEGLLHALASYDAAIQVVLGGIFPAADARHLKMKGVAATFGPGAPIDAIAEALCACIERARCGHLAAGAS
- a CDS encoding TauD/TfdA dioxygenase family protein — protein: MTTTAIRDAATLSAGHPALRPDGAAQHFDIVPFDAPLGAEVIGLDLSQPLDAGDFARVHRAHLDHHVLVFRDQRITPDEHIAFSRRFGPLQIHVLHQFALAGHPEVLIVSNIVENGKPVGLGDAGHFWHSDLSYKEKPSLGSLLHAQELPAEGGDTLFANMHLAWDTLPAHLRRAVEGRRAEHTYLARYAELQARSPWRPNLSPEQIAQVEAVVHPVVRTHPETGRKALFVSEHFTTRIIGLPDDESRALLDELFAHSVRAEHLYRHAWRDHDLVFWDNRSLMHLAAGTPDHLRRKLYRTTIEGDAPF